The proteins below are encoded in one region of Oncorhynchus tshawytscha isolate Ot180627B linkage group LG04, Otsh_v2.0, whole genome shotgun sequence:
- the LOC121846397 gene encoding proline-rich protein HaeIII subfamily 1-like translates to MAAERLLCHTDVGRKGPSRREPAGGSQQEGASRREPAGGYQQEGASRKGPSRKGPSRREPAGGNQQEGASRKGPSRKGPSRREPAGGAQQEGTSRREPAGGSQQEGPSRREPAGGNQQEGTSRREPAGGSQQEGASRREPAGGAQQEGASRRDPAGGNQQEGPSRRGPSRREPAGGGPAGGSQQEGPSRRGPAGGAQQEGTSRKGPSRRDPA, encoded by the coding sequence ATGGCGGCAGAAAGACTGCTGTGCCATACTGATGTCGGCAGGAAGGGGCCCAGCAGGAGGGAGCCAGCAGGAGGGAGCCAGCAGGAGGGAGCCAGCAGGAGGGAGCCAGCAGGAGGGTACCAGCAGGAGGGAGCCAGCAGGAAGGGGCCCAGCAGGAAGGGGCCCAGCAGGAGGGAGCCAGCAGGAGGGAACCAGCAGGAGGGAGCCAGCAGGAAGGGGCCCAGCAGGAAGGGGCCCAGCAGGAGGGAACCAGCAGGAGGGGCCCAGCAGGAGGGAACCAGCAGGAGGGAGCCAGCAGGAGGGAGCCAGCAGGAGGGACCCAGCAGGAGGGAGCCAGCAGGAGGGAACCAGCAGGAGGGAACCAGCAGGAGGGAGCCAGCAGGAGGGAGCCAGCAGGAGGGAGCCAGCAGGAGGGAGCCAGCAGGAGGGGCCCAGCAGGAGGGAGCCAGCAGGAGGGACCCAGCAGGAGGGAACCAGCAGGAGGGGCCCAGCAGGAGGGGGCCCAGCAGGAGGGAGCCAGCAGGAGGGGGCCCAGCAGGAGGGAGCCAGCAGGAGGGACCCAGCAGGAGGGGCCCAGCAGGAGGGGCCCAGCAGGAGGGAACCAGCAGGAAGGGGCCCAGCAGGAGGGACCCAGCATGA